AGATCGGCGACGGAACTTCTGAGACCAACTCGCTTACGTTCTATTCCGTTGGTGCCGGAACCGTTCTCGAAAATATTGTGGCTTACATGGGGACCGACGATGGTTATGAATTTTTCGGCGGAACTGTAAGCGGAAAAAACCTGGTTGCCTACGGAAATTATGATGATTCGTTCGACTGGCAGGACGCCTGGAGCGGACAGAACAACACCAATTGGTTTGCTTACCAAACGGCAATTGGAAATTTCGGAATGGAAATCGAAGCCTCGGGAAATGCCGACAATACTGCACCGAAAGTGAATGGAATCACGCTGATCAGAGCAGCCGGAACAAAACCTGAAACTGCGGGTTCGGTGGAAGTTTCTGCCATTCAGTTTAAAAAGCACGGCAACGGAATTTTCTCGAATGTATTTATCGACGGTTACAAAGATACAGACGGAAAAAAAGCATACGCAGTGCTAATCCAAGATGCCGCGACCGAAAATGAGCAGGTGAATAAAGGAAAAATCAGCGTTTCGCCGGTTAACCACACCGGTTCCGATAATCTGAATATCTGGGGCTATGCGTACACACCGAACGGTGGCAAAACTTTTACGAGCGATACTGCGGTGAAAAAAGTAACCCTAAGTTCAGGAAACTGGGCGACAGTGAATGGAGTTGATTTGCTATCTGCCTTAAAATAATTACCCTTTTTTAATAGTTTTTCATTCATATCAAATAAAAACCACCCGATTTTTGGGTGGTTTTTTTTGTTGTTGAGTTATTCTTCGTCGTCTTCGTACTGCTCCAGATAATACGCAAATGAGAAATCTTCTACCTCCTCCTCGGCGTCTTCGAGGGTTAAAAGCAAATCCTCAAAAGTTTCGAGCTGATCCACGCTGAGATTCACAAATTCAATATGCAGCGGAAGTTCGGAGAATCCGCTGATAAAATCGTTCAACGCATCCAGATTATCGCCGAAAAATTCGGGCAGCGCAAGTTTTTCTTTTAACTGGGCATAGAAATCTTCGTAATCCCCGATTTCAGCAAAGTCAAGATAGATTGTTTTCATTTTTTATTTATTTTTTTGAACTGCAGCCACCGGCTTTTAATCCATTTTACTTTTTCCTTTTTCCCTGGCTCTTTTTACCTGGCTCTTTTTCCCTGACTTAAACCTTACTGTTTCCCGAAAGTTTTATAATGATCTTTCGTCAGCCACACTTCACCGTTTTTGGTATATACAATCCGGTCCGCATTTCTGCGTCCACAGCTGTAATTTACGTCGGCTTCGAAATATTGATTCCCGCTGGGCAAAGTTTTTTCACGGTTGCTGAATTTATCGCCACCAATGGCTTTGCCGGGAAGAACGTCGCACAGATTGCCTTTCGAGGCGACCCATCCCTGATTTCGGGCTTCAGCTTTTGTCAGATAATAATCGGGCAAGGCTTTGTTTTGTTTCACATAATCGATTACGGTTCTTTCAGCCGTAAGTTCGTCGATTTCACTTGAGGCCGGCAATGTATTAGTGTTCTCTGCCTGAGATGTGGACTGAGCCTGAGACTCTGTTTGATTCACCGTTGCGGACGAAACTTTTTCCGTCTGATAATCAGTGATGAAATACATCACCAGAAAAGCCGCAAGCATTCCGATGATAAAAAACAGAACAAGTTTTAA
This window of the Flavobacteriaceae bacterium 3519-10 genome carries:
- a CDS encoding Putative ribonuclease; translation: MKMNKQSLKLVLFFIIGMLAAFLVMYFITDYQTEKVSSATVNQTESQAQSTSQAENTNTLPASSEIDELTAERTVIDYVKQNKALPDYYLTKAEARNQGWVASKGNLCDVLPGKAIGGDKFSNREKTLPSGNQYFEADVNYSCGRRNADRIVYTKNGEVWLTKDHYKTFGKQ